In a single window of the Rhopalosiphum padi isolate XX-2018 chromosome 1, ASM2088224v1, whole genome shotgun sequence genome:
- the LOC132918292 gene encoding GDP-fucose protein O-fucosyltransferase 1, with product MGTCLLFLLFGMYFLNFAFTQDPSGYIAYCPCMGRFGNQADHFLGAIGFAKALNRTLLLPHWIEYRYGQQKSVQISFDTYFKIDPLLEYHRVQLMNDFMTKYSNDTWPPASRTSFCYMQRGELEGCNAKSGNPFESFWDTYGIDFSSSEFYAPLNYDVYHHDMISKWHEKYPSSEWPVLAFVGAPASFPIQKENVEIHKYLKWNDGIDNLVNSFINNRIKPGKFIGIHLRNGIDWVRACEHISKNSLLFSAPQCLGYRNEYGKATEELCYPTFETVVKQLKRLIRKYDKDISTVFVASDNNHLIPELSHALSSFNLKTVKYDKDNPHVDLAILGKADYFIGNCISSFSAFVKRERDSNGLPSEFWAFPVYQKNNHKDEL from the coding sequence ATGGGTACTTGTCTATTGTTTCTATTATTtggtatgtattttttaaattttgcattCACCCAAGATCCTTCTGGTTACATAGCCTACTGCCCATGCATGGGTCGTTTTGGAAACCAAGCCGACCACTTCCTGGGTGCCATTGGTTTTGCTAAAGCTTTAAATCGCACACTCTTATTACCTCATTGGATTGAATACCGGTACGGCCAGCAGAAGTCTGTACAAATTTCATTTGATACATACTTCAAAATAGATCCACTTTTAGAATATCATAGAGTTCAATTAATGAATGACTTTATGACCAAATATTCAAATGATACGTGGCCACCAGCAAGTCGAACATCATTTTGTTATATGCAAAGAGGTGAATTAGAAGGATGTAATGCCAAATCAGGGAACCCTTTTGAATCATTTTGGGATACTTATGGTATTGATTTTTCATCTTCTGAATTTTATGCCCCTTTAAACTATGATGTATACCATCATGATATGATATCTAAATGGCACGAGAAGTATCCATCATCTGAATGGCCAGTATTGGCATTTGTTGGTGCTCCGGCAAGTTTTCCAatacaaaaagaaaatgtaGAGATTCATAAGTACTTAAAATGGAATGATGGAATTGATAACTTGGTAaactcatttataaataatagaatcaAACCTGGAAAATTTATTGGTATTCATTTGCGCAATGGTATTGATTGGGTCAGGGCTTGTGAACATATCTCTAAGAACTCTTTATTGTTCTCAGCTCCACAATGTTTAGGCTATAGAAATGAATATGGAAAAGCTACAGAAGAATTATGTTATCCAACATTTGAAACAGTCGTGAAACAACTGAAAAGACTTATTCGTAAATATGACAAAGACATAAGTACAGTTTTTGTAGCCTCTGATAATAATCATCTAATCCCTGAACTATCACATGCATTATCAAGTTTTAATTTGAAGACTGTAAAATACGATAAAGATAATCCACATGTAGATCTTGCAATACTAGGCAAGGCAGATTATTTTATTGGCAATTGTATATCTTCATTCAGTGCTTTTGTTAAACGAGAAAGAGATTCAAATGGTCTACCTAGTGAATTTTGGGCATTTCctgtttatcaaaaaaataatcataaggatGAATTGTAA